AAGGTTCAGAGTCCTCAAGCATTTAGAAAGAGTCTTTAGAAACACAGTACCTCTGGCCATAGATGGTCATTGCTAAAtgaggaattttaatttttttaaatccacagGCCTTAGCAGCCTGGTCCAATATTATGACTTTTCAAGGCGTagaacaaaaaaactgaaactgGATGCCTTTCTGAAAAATAGTGTTGCAATTCTCATCCCTTTTGCCCTATTTTACTGCCTTCAGAACCTAAGATTAAAAAACAGACAACTGATCCAAGAGAATGAAGATATTCTTTaccaaatgaaacaaagaacagagaactggagaaaagaaaaggtaaagaaacagagtttgtgttttctttttctttttggagtCAGATGGTGTTCTTGCTATTGTTTCCAGGGTGTGCTGTTTACCTGCATGTATACTTTTAGATATGTACATCTAAACTGGTGAAGATTAAACTACTATGCAcgtgctttcttcttttttgatAAAACTGTATGTTTTTTCCTAAACAGCAAAAAAGATGGCATATGCTGTTTTGTCTTactatgtttttctttccacttaAAATTATTAGATGGTCATTTCTCCTGCATTCCatactttgtctttttttgaagaattttaaaattgcagtaCAGCACGTTGCTTCTTCCTTGTTtagcaattaaaattaaaaatcaacaaAAGCATGTCATTGTCTACATTACTGCAATATTGCATTTCAGCTGGCTGATAGCAGCAAAACTACCTTATTTGGTGTTTCTCATTAAAAACTCCTTAAAGCTCCTGAGGCTTTCCAAATTTATCTGTAGTAATGGCactttaatttattaatagCCTAGgtgtaaaaagcaaaaagaaatttgttGGGTTTGTCATCGACAGCCTTGGTAAGCATGGCCTGATATTTGTTATTTTCTGCCCAGGGTTCTGCTCTGAAGATCTTACCCCGCCTTGGGCTTGGGAGGGTTCTGGGGGCCCAGTCTGTCAGGGAGATTCTTCTTTAATTTGTGAAACTGAATGCAGAGCTCAGTGTGATTTCTGAGCGAAGATCTTGGACAAGATTTTTAGTTTCTCTTCTCAAGTGTCCTAGCACCACCTTCCGTTTAAATTCTGCATGGCACCAGTATTTATAGCGAGGATTTTCACTTTTCAAACACATTGAGCCATGCTCACCGCTGTAATATCCTATGCCTTATGGAGAAACTGCATAAAACCTGTGGGGCTTACAAATCTTTTGGCCTAATTATTATATGTCGAGGAAATGTAGCAAAAGTATTATAATGAAGCGTTAAAAGTGATGAGGATACTATGTACTAAGGCTTGTGGGAAGAAGGAATATTTTGTGTTAGCCCGCACAATCTTTTCTGCAGAGTTGCCATAGGAATCCTTCCAAAAGCTTTTGTGATTCAACTGTTTCGGGAGAATCAATCATTTTGTCACTCTTATCATTTAAGCAGTGTGGACAAAGGCCTAAGAAAGTATAAGCAGAGGACCCCTTGATTGAGGCTCATGTGAAAACTCTGGTGCCTGAGCTGTCTCtggtttatttctgtattttcctgtCCAGCGAGATCCAATTTTACTGCTCAGTAGCCCATTTTTGTTGGTTCTACACATAACCAGAAACAACATTATTTCCTTATCATTGATTATTCTCCCCAAGGAAATATAATGAAAATCGGTAGAGTGTTATTTCCTGCTATTCTTCTTTCCTTGTCTTGCAGGTCTGGATTATAGAAAATTTGTGTAAAAAGCTAGATTACCTTTATACACAGCACACACTGAGTAAGTGTTTCAGATGCAGAGTTTCTTgatctgtttctgtttcttccctgtttgctcttttttttaCACTAACTAAGCTGCATACCTGCTGAAGTCAATATAAGTACTTCCATTTCAATactgtgtgtgcaggtggaATAATAAAAGAATGCTGAAGCTACAAATACTGCCTGTAGTAACTCCAAACCACTTAGCACACTTTGCTTTTTACCATCAGCATAATTTCTCAGTAGGTTTATTTCAACACTTGTTGCCTTTCTTTTGAAAtgtaaagcaaaacaaagcatgaGTGCTTAAAAATTCTTtgagtttaaataaataaaaatgagttattgatgaaaatgaaatattaattattaaaaaatattggcTTGTGACAAATTCTTGATTtctaaagagaaataattttacagaGACAGTATTGTTGGAACTGCAGATTAGAAATGCTGAAGTTATTCTTACCTGGTTTTCTATTGTTTTAAATTCAGCTTTACAGGAACTACACAACATCAGTTTACACGTGGAAAGATTGCAAGACCTCATGAATTTCCAGATAAAAAATCTTCAGCAAAAGTCTgaaaaggcaggaggagaaaattCAGATATGTCAGaggttttaatattaaaaacagACCAAGTGAgcacaaaaatgtaattttaactGGTTGTTTATGGGATTGCAGCAGGTATTTCAAAGTCAATCAGGCTGATTCTTTCAAAAGCTGAAATCAACCATGGGTCTAACTGAAAGTAATTAAGGTGTGCAAACATATACATGGCTTGAGAATTATACATTTATGATGAATGATTAAAACATCACAATAATGAAACAAACTCCTTGGTTCTGGAATCAACAATAGTGTGCTATGGTTGTCATTATATATTTGATAGCAGACGCTTTGCTACAAAATGCTTTTAAGTACCCACCTCTTTGATGTAAAACGACTATATTCTAAACATTGGAACCAAAGAAATCATTCagtatttcatttgcttttcttcatttctgctcCACCTTACTCATTAAATTCTCAGTAGTTTTGTATGAAAGCAATCAAAATTTAGATCTTGGTTTAGTGTATGAGAGTTATCTTTtgtgcctgcaggcagctgatGAAGAAAGGAAGATTGACTGGTCAGTGGAAAAGGAATATCTTTGGCAAACACACACCATCCTGCAAGAGATACAAGAATCTGTACAGAAACGAGAGAGGGAAGTCACTGAGCTCTTACAAAGTGAAAGAAGATTTAACAAGGCAATGAAACCTCAAGTGACTGTGCTAATACTCTTGAAATCTCTTATCAAGATGGTAAGAATATGCTTTCGgcaaagataaaattttatttgtttaatggGCTTTCTAAAAacttcattaaagaaaaagaatgcaGTTTACTCTATAAATGTCATAGtcttaaaaatggcaaaatgttattttgtatACGTTAATTTACTGGTAAGATTTTCAGACTATTTCACATAATTAAAGGCCAACTTGAATACTCATtagttggcttttttttaaagataaattttgGTTTGtctttataaattaatttatttaaaaataaattttaaagataaTGAAGCATGAGAATGCTATCATggaaaaaacatgtttttctaGCCTTTCAATTACGTGAACTGCACGAACTGCAACTTTTTATCCTACGTGTTAGGTTCACACCATATATTGTGATGTTCCTGGGGCACAGCAACGCATCCATCAGTTTATCAGGAAGAATGAGGATGAAAGATCTGATCTGGAAGAAGTTTTTAATAATGCTCAGGCTGACATTCTGTCgtatgaaatattttgtgggAATGAACATATGGATGACACAAGGTATATTGAATAGCTAATAAAACAAAGGTAGAAATAACATAGAAAAGTAATGAGCTAttttcacagagagaaaaatatatttttaagattgctgttacagtttttatttctatttataggGGGAAAGTATTAAAGCAGGGTCTACATctatattttgaaagaaataaataacttAGAAATACCTTgtataaaaagcagaaaagcatcACAACTTAACTCGCTTGTGCAAGTTTTTTCTATTGTATTATAAAACATGCTGGAATAAGCTTATTTGACAACCCTGTGCTACAACATCATCATCTTTGCTTCCTACTTGTTCTACAGAAAGTTCCTTTTAAATTAGCTTTTTTATAAGTTAACTTCCTTACTAAAATCTtctaagggtttttttaattactatttttcttttttatttttttctcttcttaatGATAGGACACGCCTCCCAACAAAGCTTTTCAGAAACATTGGGAAAGCAAAGTCTGATTTAGAATAtgttgaaacagaaaaaattgtGTTTGACTGCATCCAGACAGGAGAAATCCCCAACTGGATTAAGAGTGATTGTCTTTATGTAGACTGGTCAGGTGAGAAATCCTCTTGTCAAATCACAGAAGCTTAACTATCGTCACCCAACTAATTTTTGAATACATAAAACAACAGTGCAGTAGTAAAAAGCATGTTGTTGCCATGCCTTAAGGGTTTCTATGTCACATCTTCCATTTTGTGTGTTTTAGTGAGCTACTGTATGAATTGTAATAATGGGTAATGGTTTGTAACACAGGGCTTCTGAATTTATACTCCACCATGCATCTTTTCTTTGGTATCTTTATCATTTTGATAATAGATGTCTTTTTATATTGTGTCTAAATATCTCAGTGCATGCTCTAGGTAGATGCACCCAGAATCTGCCCAGATTTGGCAAACATGCGCTGAATGACATAAAAAATGTGGAATTCACAAGGCAGTAACCCCCTTTCACGAAAACTTAAAAATACCCATTGCATGCATTTAACACACTGTGGTCTCCCAGTGGGACTAGCAGAAAatctttttcaaatatttggtttgctttttctctgatTCTGCAACACAAAGTCTGATCTAGTGACTTAGGGAAAGGAAGGCAGATGTGTTcttgtatttgaaaaaaaaatattatttctaattTAGAAGATTTACTGGGTTATGTATTGATCCTGTGTAATTATATAATTATGGGAACTCTCCAGAAGACCCTGCAATATGCTCTGAGGAGATAGAGTCACCATTCCGAGAAACTCATGCTGAAGTTTAAAATGGAAATCAAGGTAATACCTTACAATGTATCCCTCCACATGGTTTTAAATAAGTATTAATAATCTGATCATTCTCCTAGCTATTCTTAAGGGATTTGAGATTTGCTCTTTTTCTGTGATGTCTAAGCACATTTGCATCCAAGAATGACATAGTTTTGCTAACCAGTGAATTATAGTTACAGTTTTCTGTGTAAGAAAGGATTCCCATATTGTATTTTGCACCTGTATATCTATTGTGTTGTTCATGTACAAGTCTTTGTTCATCTTGGTGGCCCTTGATGTCTATCACAatttaaatgtattaaaatcATAGAACtctttaggctggaaaagacccttGTGATCATTCAGTCGAATCATTAACCCAGTGCTGTTGACtaccatgtccctaagtgccacatctatatagttttttaaatgccttcagctatggtgactcaaccacttccctgtaCAAAGTGTTCCACTGTTCAGCAACCCTCTACAtgaaaaaattttccccaatgTCCAATCTAAACCACCCCTGGCTCAACTTGTGGCCATTTCCTATGGTCCTGCCATTTgtttcctgggagaagagatATTTCCCCATCTCACTCCCACCTGTTTTCATGTAGCTGCAGAGAGCAATAAGGTTCCCCCGAGCTTCCTTTTGTCTGGGCTAAAAACCCGCAGTTGCTTCAGTCAGTCCTCAAAAGATTTGTGATCCAGgcccttcaccagctttgtcGCTTCTCTCTGAATGtattccagcagctctggtttCATATCTCTAATGATTTGGGATGCATCGATTCCTTGCTTATTAGTAggttacaaaaaaaaccactgccTCATGTAAATTTACATCAGagtaaataactgaaaaaagtAACTGTTTGAATTGAGTTTTCTCACACTGGGCAAATGACATCCATGGGCCCTGACAGGATGTACCCATGAGTGCTGAGAGAACTGGCATAAATCATAGCAAGTCTGCTCACTATCCTCTTTGAAAGTTCATGGAGCTGGGGAGATGTGTCTGAAGACTGGAAGAACTCAAATGTCACCCCAGTTTTCAAAAATGGCAAGAAGgagagcacagaggcacagagaattATCACCTCAATTCCTGGAAAGGCAATTGTcttggtttagggcaaatttgggagaaaatctcCAAAGTGGCCCCTCCCTCAACTCgtttgggaaaatatttccttggagaaaagtggaaaacaatttaacaggcaaagcattcaccatcacaaaaaatgaataatattaaacaataaaacctcttgcttgcctgaagagatgacaaactcagaaagtcccATTCATGAGCTGTAGgtcagctcactcagtctcttcAGTCCCTCCAGTGATGGAAATGACACGGCCCAGGCCCGGCCTGGTgagccacaggtgtgagctgctgggtgctcttctgggtgttcagtccagagcaggtttaaacatttacaagaaaaagaaaaaccacagcccagggaacttctctgcctcagctagctaaaactaaGTAAAAAGCAAGAGAGAGCAGTCtcccgctgtctgtctgtccgcagacaacacagtccaggagctgggatgtggaggagtgagtgcagtttcTGGAAACAAACCTCATGCTTCTTCTCTTCCCACCTTTCCATTCAGAACCAATCTTAAAGGTTCGaaacttatttctgggctaaacagacaaatggggatacaagcatcataaagtcaccccaggacagcaaTGGAGCTCCTCATTCTGGAGGCCATCTCTATCCATGTGGAAAAGGAGGTGATCAAGAGCAGTCAGAATGAATTCTCTGAAGGCAAATCATGCTTGACCAACCTGATAGCTTTCTATGATGAAACAACTCCCTGGATGGATGAGCAGTGGATGTTGCCTAACTCAACTTCTGCAAGGTTTTCCACAGTTTCTTACAATATCCTCATAGGCTGACTCAGGGAGTGAGGACAGACGGTCATAATCAGGCCCagggtcaggttggatgtcTGCCCCTAGAGGTGTCCCTCAAGGTTCTATACTGGGCCCACTATTGTTTAACTTATTTTTCAATGGATTTGATGTAGGAGCAAATGCCTTCTCATCCctgagctgagagcagaggctgataccactgctgtgctgtgcttcagAAGGACCTCCAAACAGACTGAAGAGATGGGCAGAGAAGAGCTCTTTGAAGTTCTGCAAAGGCAGATGCGGGGTGCTGCAcctgggaaggaaaaaccacaggcaccagcacaggctggggctgacctgctgcagagctgctctgtggaaaGGGATCTGGGGATCCCAGGACAAGTTGTCcacgagccagcagtgtgtctgtgtggcCAGCAAGGCCAATGGTGTCCTGGGGTGCTTCAGgaagagcactgccagcagctcgagggaggtgatcctgcccctctgctcagccctgctgaggctcctctggagtgctgtgtccagttgtGGCCTCCTCAGCACAACAGGGACATGGAGCTCTGGGAATGGGCCCAGGAGAGGGGTACAAAGATGGTTAAGGGACCAaagcatctctcttatgaggaaaggctgagggagctgggcctgctcagCCTCAAGGGGAAAACTGAGAGGGGCCTTATCAATGTCTGCAAGTACCTGAAGGGAGTAtgccaagaggatggagccaggctcttcttggTGGTACTGAGCgacaggacaagggacaaggggcagaaactgatgcacaggaagttccacctgaacaagaattctttactgtgcaggtgactgGAGATTTCGTCCAGAGAGGATGTGGAGTCTTCCTCACCGGAGATATTCAggaaccatctggacacaatcctgtgccatatGCTGTGTGGTAACTCTGCTTGAGCAGGGTggctggaccagatgacccattgtggtcccttccaatctggctcattctgtgattctctgctGAAATTGGTCCAAATATATATGTTAAAATGCATCAAAAGCCAGAGTGCACTAATGCATTTATGATATTTCAGTTGTTGAATCCCAAAGTGAATAGGttcaaaattacattaaataattGCTTACACTACATAGGCACTAAGATAACAACCATCATGTCAAGTTCATGTAGAGAAATTCTTAATTGGTAAATatagaataaaaattataaattattttttttactaatttttatttttgttgtttgttgcATTTTTATGTTTGGTTTCGTTTTGAGTTTGTAGGTTTACCAGGTAATGAAGAACCACTGGAGATACCAACACTGAAACAATCTCCCTGTTTTAGAGAGAAGCACTGGAGAGAAAGCTTGACACACAAAAGCactttctgcattattttttgAGTGGACAAAGAATTGGAAGCATTCAACACATGTGGTTCactaaaaatcagaaaacttgTGGAGAcatttaagttttaaaaattttatgctttttaataaacatttttaagaaaTCTTCTAAagga
This genomic window from Zonotrichia leucophrys gambelii isolate GWCS_2022_RI chromosome Z, RI_Zleu_2.0, whole genome shotgun sequence contains:
- the LOC135460101 gene encoding uncharacterized protein LOC135460101, which gives rise to MVEDTPEEDGEGNSWLHKLGININKWSFLNSLIGWSEDRTQEKDQFTTSGVSSAADHKATELEECTTKKVPYIPYRLATLHIIKIVKDMQQMKNRHMKIIRKLDDMRKEKEEETITTIKKHYSEKMRCLKSHLEAYQELMTKSNVHWQDTVKNLRLKNRQLIQENEDILYQMKQRTENWRKEKVWIIENLCKKLDYLYTQHTLTLQELHNISLHVERLQDLMNFQIKNLQQKSEKAGGENSDMSEVLILKTDQAADEERKIDWSVEKEYLWQTHTILQEIQESVQKREREVTELLQSERRFNKAMKPQVTVLILLKSLIKMVHTIYCDVPGAQQRIHQFIRKNEDERSDLEEVFNNAQADILSYEIFCGNEHMDDTRTRLPTKLFRNIGKAKSDLEYVETEKIVFDCIQTGEIPNWIKSDCLYVDWSEDPAICSEEIESPFRETHAEV